Proteins encoded in a region of the Nocardia asteroides genome:
- a CDS encoding NAD(P)/FAD-dependent oxidoreductase, with the protein MTGRRRPSVLVIGAGFGGIGMAVELRRNGFDDIIILERAEDIGGVWRENTYPGAACDVPSPLYSYSFEPKPDWPQRYSGRAAIHEYLRGVAERHGVLESVRFGTSVTDAEFDDATGRWTIRTADGDTRSVDVLISAVGQLSRPSMPDIPGIDTFAGPSFHSAEWDHDVVLSGKRVACIGTGASAVQYIPEIQPAVAHLTLFQRTPAWVIPKFDTDYSPIQHNLFARVPGALLAERFGWWSIAEFVSLGLVEVPAIARLVGRIASRHLAKQVEDPRLRAKLTPGYPIGCKRALFSNDYYPALTQPNVRVETTAISAITPQGVRTADGVTHEADVIVYGTGFKGTEFLWPMDIYGRGGRKLADAWADGAHAYYGITVPDFPNLFLVYGPNTNLGVGSIIYMIESQTRYIRQAVQLLADHPGHCVDVRADLEEHYNTALQQRLARTPWNFCSSWYRNAAGRITNNWPGSQTSYRRHTRRLDPSHYTLTPVS; encoded by the coding sequence ATGACAGGGCGGCGTCGGCCATCGGTCCTCGTCATCGGCGCGGGCTTCGGCGGCATCGGCATGGCGGTCGAACTGCGCCGCAACGGCTTCGACGACATCATCATTCTGGAGCGCGCCGAGGACATCGGCGGGGTGTGGCGGGAGAACACCTACCCCGGCGCGGCCTGCGACGTGCCGTCCCCGCTGTACTCGTACTCGTTCGAACCCAAGCCGGACTGGCCGCAGCGGTACTCCGGGCGTGCCGCCATCCACGAATACCTGCGCGGCGTCGCCGAACGGCACGGCGTGCTGGAGTCGGTCCGCTTCGGCACGAGCGTCACCGACGCCGAGTTCGACGACGCCACCGGTCGGTGGACCATCCGTACCGCCGACGGGGATACCCGGAGCGTGGACGTGCTGATCTCTGCGGTGGGTCAGCTGTCGCGTCCGTCCATGCCCGACATTCCCGGCATCGACACCTTCGCGGGCCCGTCGTTCCATTCGGCAGAGTGGGACCACGACGTCGTCCTGAGCGGCAAACGCGTCGCCTGCATCGGCACCGGAGCCAGCGCCGTGCAGTACATCCCGGAAATCCAGCCCGCGGTCGCCCACCTCACGCTGTTCCAGCGCACTCCCGCCTGGGTGATCCCGAAGTTCGACACCGATTACTCGCCGATCCAGCACAACCTGTTCGCGCGGGTACCGGGCGCGCTGCTGGCCGAGCGGTTCGGGTGGTGGTCGATCGCGGAGTTCGTCTCCCTCGGGCTGGTGGAGGTCCCTGCCATCGCACGGCTGGTGGGCCGCATCGCCTCCCGGCACCTCGCCAAACAGGTCGAGGACCCGCGATTGCGGGCCAAGCTCACGCCCGGCTATCCGATCGGATGCAAGCGCGCGCTGTTCTCCAACGACTACTACCCCGCGCTCACCCAACCGAACGTGCGGGTGGAGACCACGGCGATCAGCGCGATCACCCCGCAGGGCGTACGCACCGCCGACGGAGTCACGCACGAGGCGGACGTGATCGTCTACGGCACCGGTTTCAAGGGCACGGAGTTCCTGTGGCCGATGGACATCTACGGCCGCGGGGGCCGCAAGCTGGCCGACGCCTGGGCCGACGGCGCGCACGCGTACTACGGCATCACCGTGCCCGACTTCCCGAACCTGTTCCTGGTCTACGGCCCGAACACCAATCTCGGCGTCGGCTCGATCATCTACATGATCGAGTCGCAGACCCGCTACATCCGCCAGGCCGTGCAGTTGCTCGCCGACCACCCCGGCCACTGCGTCGACGTTCGCGCCGATCTGGAGGAGCACTACAACACCGCTCTCCAGCAACGCCTGGCCCGGACGCCGTGGAACTTCTGCTCCAGCTGGTACCGCAACGCCGCGGGCCGCATCACCAACAACTGGCCCGGCTCGCAGACCAGCTACCGCCGCCACACCCGTCGCCTCGACCCAAGCCACTACACCCTCACACCGGTCTCGTGA
- a CDS encoding AraC family transcriptional regulator: MERVQDPDIRDWNFPRGVASVALMVGYAAEHGVPAAHMLRGTALFEQQLRDPDAQIDAHTELAVVRNLVRELAGRPALGVEIGRRYRITTFGIFGFACVSSPTLGEAISFALRYLDLSFTFCLPVAEWGDSEFVAVVHDESVPTDVRQFLVERDVTAMHRVMSDLLGTPLPLTRAEFRFPAPAHADRIMDVTVVAPRFGMPRNLFAIEPMLLEQPLPQANEHTWAMCLAQCRDLVHRRRARTGIAAEVRERLVPRGGADGFAAPPGIDAVANDLNMSTRTLRRHLDAAGTSYRALLDEVRRALAEEMLTATPLSVSDVAIRLGYAEASTFIFAFKRWTGNTPAAYRRERAVRR, from the coding sequence GTGGAGCGGGTACAGGATCCGGACATCCGCGATTGGAACTTTCCGCGCGGCGTGGCCAGCGTGGCGCTGATGGTCGGCTACGCGGCCGAACACGGCGTTCCCGCTGCCCACATGCTGCGCGGTACCGCGCTCTTCGAGCAGCAATTGCGCGATCCGGACGCACAGATCGATGCGCACACCGAGCTGGCAGTCGTGCGCAATCTCGTCCGTGAGCTCGCCGGCCGGCCCGCGCTGGGCGTGGAGATCGGTCGCCGCTACCGGATCACCACCTTCGGCATCTTCGGCTTCGCCTGCGTCAGCAGCCCGACGCTGGGTGAAGCGATCAGCTTCGCGCTGCGTTATCTGGACCTCAGCTTCACGTTCTGCCTGCCGGTGGCCGAGTGGGGCGACAGCGAGTTCGTCGCGGTGGTGCACGACGAGTCGGTGCCGACGGACGTGCGCCAATTCCTTGTCGAACGCGACGTCACCGCGATGCATCGGGTGATGAGCGATCTGCTCGGCACCCCCTTGCCGCTGACCAGGGCGGAATTCCGTTTTCCCGCGCCCGCTCACGCGGACCGAATCATGGACGTCACCGTGGTCGCGCCGCGTTTCGGGATGCCGCGCAACCTGTTCGCGATCGAGCCGATGCTGCTGGAACAACCGTTGCCGCAGGCCAACGAGCACACCTGGGCGATGTGCCTGGCGCAGTGCCGTGATCTGGTGCACCGCCGCAGGGCCCGCACCGGCATCGCGGCCGAGGTACGCGAGCGGCTGGTGCCGCGCGGCGGCGCGGACGGTTTCGCCGCCCCGCCCGGCATCGACGCGGTGGCGAACGATCTCAACATGAGCACGCGCACGCTGCGGCGTCATCTGGACGCGGCGGGCACCAGCTATCGCGCGTTGCTGGACGAAGTACGGCGCGCTCTGGCAGAGGAAATGCTCACCGCCACACCGCTTTCGGTGAGCGATGTGGCGATCCGGCTCGGCTATGCCGAAGCCTCGACTTTCATCTTCGCCTTCAAAAGGTGGACCGGTAACACGCCGGCGGCCTACCGCCGGGAGCGCGCCGTCCGACGCTAG